A part of Kitasatospora acidiphila genomic DNA contains:
- a CDS encoding putative cobaltochelatase, translating into MADLRLALLLNAVSPAVGGVLVRGEKGTAKSTMVRALAGLLPSIAVADGCRFACDPAAPDPQCPDAPHSAGSHDRPARLVELPVGVTEDRIVGSLDLEQALAQGVKAYEPGLLAQAHRGVLYIDEVNLLQDHVVDLLLDAAAMGRSYVEREGVSVRHAARFLLVGTMNPEEGELRPQLLDRFGLTVEIAATRDPQERAEVVRRRLAYDADPEGFAADYRDAEQELAQRIGAARELLPSVVLGDAALRQITAVCAAFEVDGLRADIVMARAAVALAAWAGRTAVAEEDVRKAAQLALPHRRRRNPFDAPGLDEEQLDRTLSEHSEPDTDPDNEPDDDPDGEGPGDGGPDGGGPGGAPEPSDGGVPDTASTEELQEAGPKLPAPGGAPARESTPVAAGEPYRTRLFKVPGTGHGTQGRRSPAETDGGHTIRDRRPQGALTRLHLSATLRAAAPHQRARGRSGRSLVLRSDDFREQVRRGRESNLVLFVVDASGSMAARQRMTAVKGAVLSLLMDAYQRRDKIGMITFRGSGAELALPPTSSVEVGAARLERLPTGGRTPLAAGLLRAHEVLRLERVRDPLRRPLLVVVTDGRATGGRTALAEAGRAAALLAAHGTAAVVLDCESGPVRLGLARTLATQLNANAVSLDELRAEGVAALVHAHRPSTSRKAA; encoded by the coding sequence ATGGCCGATCTGCGACTGGCGCTGCTGCTGAACGCGGTCTCGCCGGCGGTCGGCGGCGTGCTGGTGCGGGGTGAGAAGGGCACCGCGAAGTCGACGATGGTGCGGGCGCTGGCCGGACTGCTGCCGTCGATCGCGGTGGCCGACGGGTGCCGGTTCGCCTGCGACCCGGCGGCACCCGATCCGCAGTGCCCGGACGCGCCGCACTCCGCCGGCTCCCATGACCGGCCGGCCCGGCTGGTGGAGCTGCCGGTCGGCGTCACCGAGGACCGGATCGTCGGCTCGCTGGACCTCGAGCAGGCGCTCGCCCAGGGCGTGAAGGCGTATGAGCCGGGGCTGCTGGCCCAGGCGCACCGCGGTGTGCTCTACATCGACGAGGTCAACCTGCTGCAGGACCACGTGGTCGACCTGCTGCTGGACGCGGCGGCGATGGGGCGCTCCTACGTGGAGCGCGAGGGCGTCTCGGTGCGGCACGCGGCGCGGTTCCTGCTGGTGGGGACGATGAACCCGGAGGAGGGCGAGCTGCGGCCGCAGCTGCTCGACCGGTTCGGGCTCACCGTGGAGATCGCGGCCACCCGGGATCCGCAGGAGCGGGCCGAGGTGGTGCGGCGGCGGCTGGCGTACGACGCGGACCCGGAGGGCTTCGCGGCCGACTACCGGGACGCCGAGCAGGAGCTCGCTCAACGGATCGGCGCGGCGCGGGAGTTGCTGCCGTCCGTGGTGCTTGGCGATGCGGCGCTGCGTCAGATCACCGCGGTCTGCGCCGCCTTCGAGGTGGACGGGCTGCGCGCGGACATCGTGATGGCCCGCGCCGCCGTCGCCCTGGCCGCCTGGGCGGGCCGCACGGCGGTGGCGGAGGAGGACGTCCGCAAGGCCGCGCAGCTGGCCCTGCCGCACCGTCGCCGCCGCAACCCGTTCGACGCGCCCGGGCTGGACGAGGAGCAGTTGGACCGGACGCTGAGCGAGCACAGCGAGCCCGACACCGACCCGGACAACGAGCCCGACGACGACCCGGACGGCGAAGGGCCGGGCGACGGCGGCCCGGACGGCGGGGGCCCCGGCGGGGCTCCGGAGCCGTCCGACGGCGGGGTGCCCGACACCGCGTCGACCGAGGAGCTCCAGGAGGCCGGCCCCAAGCTGCCCGCGCCCGGCGGCGCCCCCGCCCGCGAGTCCACCCCCGTGGCGGCCGGCGAGCCGTACCGCACCCGCCTGTTCAAGGTCCCCGGCACCGGCCACGGCACCCAGGGCCGCCGCTCCCCCGCCGAGACCGACGGCGGCCACACCATCCGGGACCGCCGCCCGCAGGGCGCCCTCACCCGGCTGCACCTCTCGGCCACCCTGCGCGCCGCCGCCCCGCACCAGCGGGCCCGAGGCCGCTCGGGCCGGTCCCTGGTGCTGCGCTCGGACGACTTCCGCGAGCAGGTGCGCCGCGGCCGCGAGTCCAACCTGGTGCTCTTCGTGGTGGACGCCTCCGGCTCGATGGCCGCCCGGCAGCGGATGACCGCCGTCAAGGGCGCCGTGCTGTCGCTGCTGATGGACGCCTACCAGCGCCGCGACAAGATCGGCATGATCACCTTCCGGGGCAGCGGCGCCGAGCTGGCGCTGCCGCCCACCTCCTCGGTGGAGGTCGGCGCCGCCCGCCTGGAGCGGCTGCCCACCGGCGGCCGCACCCCGCTGGCCGCCGGCCTGCTGCGCGCCCACGAGGTGCTGCGGCTGGAACGAGTGCGCGACCCGCTGCGCCGCCCGCTGCTGGTGGTGGTCACCGACGGCCGGGCCACCGGCGGCCGCACCGCGCTCGCCGAGGCCGGCCGGGCCGCCGCTCTGCTGGCCGCCCACGGCACCGCCGCCGTGGTGCTGGACTGCGAGTCCGGCCCGGTCCGGCTCGGCCTGGCCCGTACCCTGGCCACCCAGCTGAACGCCAACGCCGTCTCCCTGGACGAGCTGCGTGCCGAGGGCGTGGCCGCCCTGGTGCACGCCCACCGCCCCTCCACCTCACGAAAGGCAGCGTGA
- a CDS encoding phosphatidylserine decarboxylase yields the protein MPISPSPHSSVTERDPFAPETAGRRPRVTIARGATPWFVPTLATAALTTALTKRNGKWALAAVPACALSAGMLWFFRDPEREIGTGRVISPADGVVQSIDAWPDGRTRVAIFMSPLNVHVNRAPLPGTVTSVEHIAGGFVPAFNKDSDRNERVVWHFDTEIGDIEMVQIAGAVARRIVPYVPAGTKVEQGERIGLIRFGSRVDTYLPAGVEVGVTVGQKTTAGVTRLDRD from the coding sequence ATGCCCATCAGCCCGTCCCCTCACTCCTCCGTCACGGAGCGCGATCCCTTCGCTCCCGAGACGGCCGGTCGGCGACCCCGCGTGACCATCGCGCGCGGAGCCACCCCCTGGTTCGTCCCGACCCTGGCCACCGCCGCCCTGACCACCGCTCTCACCAAGCGGAACGGCAAGTGGGCGCTGGCCGCGGTACCGGCCTGCGCGCTCAGCGCGGGCATGCTGTGGTTCTTCCGCGACCCGGAGCGTGAGATCGGCACCGGCAGAGTGATCTCGCCGGCCGACGGCGTGGTGCAGAGCATCGACGCCTGGCCGGACGGCCGGACTCGGGTCGCGATCTTCATGAGCCCGCTGAACGTGCACGTCAACCGGGCCCCGCTGCCCGGCACGGTGACCTCCGTCGAGCACATCGCCGGCGGCTTCGTGCCCGCCTTCAACAAGGACAGCGACCGCAACGAGCGGGTCGTCTGGCACTTCGACACCGAGATCGGCGACATCGAGATGGTGCAGATCGCGGGCGCCGTGGCGCGCCGCATCGTGCCGTACGTCCCGGCCGGTACCAAGGTCGAGCAGGGCGAGCGGATCGGTCTGATCCGCTTCGGCTCCCGCGTCGACACCTACCTGCCGGCCGGCGTCGAGGTGGGCGTCACGGTCGGCCAGAAGACGACGGCGGGGGTGACACGCCTTGACCGTGACTGA
- a CDS encoding CDP-alcohol phosphatidyltransferase family protein, whose protein sequence is MTVTDPETLVGIDDSEETELRRRRWARDRELRAPRPPQALSTADFLTLGNAVCGFLAIYSVTTNMLIPHITGSSSGGGTMRHGAATAVTLLLLGAMCDLFDGLVARKLRASALGAELDNLADLISFGIAPAYFVAVWGIVSPGSNQGLSAFIALTVLLAVVLRLARFSAVKMRPGVFQGMPCPMGALTVIAIVLLDPPFLPGLLAIFGVAYLMVSQVEYPKPQGLLATATLGWIVVSIGCLAAWAAGLPGGDVLMHIGAFAQIALAAMAPLLVIRRKVGQKVGDVRARRAESRGC, encoded by the coding sequence TTGACCGTGACTGATCCCGAAACCCTGGTGGGCATCGACGACTCGGAGGAGACCGAGCTGCGTCGGCGCCGCTGGGCGCGCGACCGCGAGCTGCGCGCGCCCCGTCCGCCGCAGGCCCTGTCCACGGCCGACTTCCTGACCCTGGGCAATGCGGTCTGCGGCTTCCTGGCGATCTACTCCGTCACCACCAACATGCTGATCCCGCACATCACCGGGAGCAGCAGCGGTGGTGGCACCATGCGGCACGGCGCGGCCACCGCGGTGACGCTGCTGCTGCTCGGCGCGATGTGCGACCTGTTCGACGGCCTGGTGGCCCGCAAGCTGCGGGCCTCGGCGCTCGGCGCGGAGCTGGACAACCTGGCCGACCTGATCAGCTTCGGCATCGCGCCGGCCTACTTCGTCGCGGTCTGGGGCATCGTCTCGCCCGGCTCCAACCAGGGCCTGTCCGCGTTCATCGCGCTCACGGTGCTGCTAGCGGTGGTGCTGCGGCTGGCCCGGTTCTCGGCCGTCAAGATGCGCCCCGGGGTCTTCCAGGGCATGCCCTGCCCGATGGGCGCCCTGACGGTGATCGCCATCGTGCTGCTCGACCCGCCGTTCCTGCCCGGTCTGCTGGCGATCTTCGGCGTGGCCTACCTGATGGTCAGCCAGGTCGAGTACCCCAAGCCGCAGGGTCTGCTGGCCACCGCCACGCTTGGCTGGATCGTGGTCTCGATCGGCTGCCTGGCCGCCTGGGCCGCCGGTCTGCCCGGCGGCGACGTGCTGATGCACATCGGCGCCTTCGCGCAGATCGCGCTGGCCGCGATGGCACCGCTGCTGGTGATCCGCCGCAAGGTCGGCCAGAAGGTCGGCGATGTGCGGGCCCGCCGTGCGGAGTCCCGCGGCTGCTGA
- a CDS encoding acyl-CoA dehydrogenase family protein yields MGRLAQTDGLTEIQRDILATVREFVDKEIIPVATELEHKDEYPTAIVEGMKQLGLFGLTIPEEYGGLGESLLTYALVVEEIARGWMSVSGIVNTHFIVAHMINAHGTQEQKDYFLPKMAAGEIRGAFSMSEPALGSDVAAISTKGVKDGEFYVLNGQKMWLTNGGSSTLVAVLCKTDEGGSTPYKNMTTFLIEKTAGFGPNPTVPGLTVPGKIEKMGYKGVDTTELVLQDVRIPADRILGGVPGRGFYQMMDGVEVGRVNVAARGCGVARRAFELGIAYAQQRTTFGKKIAEHQAIQFKLAEMATKVEAAHQMMVMAARKKDSGQRNDLEAGMAKYLASEYCKEVVEDAFRIHGGYGFSKEYEIERLYREAPMLLIGEGTAEIQKMIVGRRLLEEYKLAE; encoded by the coding sequence ATGGGACGCCTCGCACAGACCGACGGCCTCACCGAGATCCAGCGGGACATCCTCGCCACCGTGCGGGAGTTCGTCGACAAGGAGATCATCCCGGTCGCCACCGAGCTGGAGCACAAGGACGAGTACCCGACCGCCATCGTCGAGGGCATGAAGCAGCTCGGCCTGTTCGGGCTGACCATCCCCGAGGAGTACGGCGGCCTCGGCGAGTCGCTGCTCACCTACGCCCTGGTGGTCGAGGAGATCGCCCGCGGCTGGATGTCCGTCTCCGGCATCGTCAACACCCACTTCATCGTGGCGCACATGATCAACGCGCACGGCACCCAGGAGCAGAAGGACTACTTCCTGCCCAAGATGGCGGCCGGCGAGATCCGCGGCGCCTTCTCGATGTCCGAGCCGGCGCTGGGCTCCGATGTCGCCGCGATCTCCACCAAGGGCGTCAAGGACGGGGAGTTCTACGTCCTCAACGGCCAGAAGATGTGGCTGACCAACGGCGGCAGCTCCACCCTGGTCGCGGTGCTCTGCAAGACCGACGAGGGCGGCAGCACCCCGTACAAGAACATGACCACCTTCCTGATCGAGAAGACGGCCGGTTTCGGCCCGAACCCGACGGTCCCCGGCCTGACCGTGCCCGGCAAGATCGAGAAGATGGGTTACAAGGGCGTCGACACCACCGAGCTGGTGCTCCAGGACGTCCGGATCCCGGCGGACCGGATCCTCGGCGGGGTCCCCGGCCGCGGCTTCTACCAGATGATGGACGGCGTCGAGGTCGGCCGGGTCAACGTGGCCGCCCGGGGCTGCGGCGTCGCCCGCCGCGCCTTCGAGCTGGGCATCGCCTACGCCCAGCAGCGCACCACCTTCGGCAAGAAGATCGCCGAGCACCAGGCGATCCAGTTCAAGCTGGCCGAGATGGCCACCAAGGTCGAGGCCGCCCACCAGATGATGGTGATGGCAGCCCGCAAGAAGGACAGCGGCCAGCGCAACGACCTCGAGGCGGGCATGGCCAAGTACCTCGCCTCCGAGTACTGCAAGGAGGTCGTGGAGGACGCCTTCCGGATCCACGGCGGCTACGGCTTCTCCAAGGAGTACGAGATCGAGCGGCTCTACCGGGAGGCCCCGATGCTGCTGATCGGTGAGGGTACGGCGGAGATCCAGAAGATGATCGTGGGTCGCCGTCTGCTGGAGGAGTACAAGCTGGCCGAGTAG
- the cobO gene encoding cob(I)yrinic acid a,c-diamide adenosyltransferase, whose product MPQGQPEVVPDDGLTTRQRRNQPITAVHTGPGKGKSTAAFGMALRAWNQGWPIGVFQFVKSAKWKVGEENALKVLGASGEGGSVAWHKMGEGWSWVQRDLESSEEAAKEGWEQVKRDLAAESYRLYVLDEFTYPMKWGWVDVAEVVEVLRNRPGNQHVVITGRYAPEALLELADLVTEMTKVKHPMDAGRKGQRGIEW is encoded by the coding sequence GTGCCGCAGGGCCAGCCCGAGGTCGTCCCCGACGACGGCCTGACCACCCGTCAGCGCCGCAACCAGCCGATCACCGCCGTGCACACCGGGCCGGGCAAGGGCAAGTCGACCGCCGCCTTCGGCATGGCGCTGCGGGCCTGGAACCAGGGCTGGCCGATCGGGGTGTTCCAGTTCGTCAAGTCCGCCAAGTGGAAGGTGGGCGAGGAGAACGCGCTGAAGGTGCTGGGCGCCTCCGGTGAGGGCGGCAGCGTCGCCTGGCACAAGATGGGCGAGGGCTGGTCCTGGGTGCAGCGCGACCTGGAGTCCAGCGAGGAGGCCGCCAAGGAGGGTTGGGAGCAGGTCAAGCGCGACCTGGCCGCCGAGAGCTACCGGCTGTACGTGCTGGACGAGTTCACTTACCCGATGAAGTGGGGTTGGGTGGACGTGGCCGAGGTGGTCGAGGTGCTGCGCAACCGCCCGGGCAACCAGCATGTCGTGATCACCGGCCGGTACGCGCCCGAGGCGCTGCTCGAACTGGCCGATCTGGTCACCGAGATGACCAAGGTGAAGCACCCGATGGACGCCGGCCGCAAGGGCCAGCGCGGGATCGAGTGGTAA
- a CDS encoding cobyrinate a,c-diamide synthase, protein MTHVHLPRLVIAAPSSGAGKTTVATGLMAALTARGLAVSPHKVGPDYIDPGYHALATGRRGRNLDAFLCGPERIEPLLRHGAAGADIAVIEGVMGMFDGASGRGELASTAQVAKLLRAPVVLVVDGSSQSRSVAALVHGFATWDPQVRLAGVILNRVASDRHEQLLREALEEGAGVPVLGAVRRTAAVATPSRHLGLVPVVERSAAALQAVADMAELIAASVDLEAVLALARSAPPLTAAPWDPTAEVARVTTTAPRIALAAGRAFSFSYAENAELLAAAGAEVVPFDPLHDQRLPDGTSGLVIGGGFPEVYGEQLSANGELRSAIAELAATGAPIAAECAGLLYLGRELDGHPMCGILGATARMTERLTLGYREAVALHDSPLAPAGTRVRGHEFHRTACTPGASPATPAWAWRSPANATVTEGFTTANVHASYLHLHWAGAPQLAERFVRAVGRIPLYLDDQGR, encoded by the coding sequence CTGACGCACGTGCACCTCCCCCGGCTCGTCATCGCCGCCCCCTCCTCGGGGGCCGGCAAGACCACCGTCGCCACCGGCCTGATGGCCGCGCTCACCGCGCGCGGCCTGGCCGTCTCCCCGCACAAGGTGGGCCCGGACTACATCGATCCGGGCTACCACGCGCTGGCCACCGGCCGCCGCGGGCGCAACCTGGACGCCTTCCTGTGCGGCCCGGAGCGGATCGAGCCGCTGCTGCGCCACGGTGCGGCCGGGGCGGACATCGCGGTGATCGAGGGCGTGATGGGGATGTTCGACGGCGCCTCCGGGCGTGGCGAGTTGGCCTCCACCGCGCAGGTCGCCAAGCTGCTGCGGGCGCCGGTGGTGCTGGTGGTGGACGGGTCCTCGCAGTCCCGCTCGGTGGCGGCCCTGGTGCACGGCTTCGCCACCTGGGACCCGCAGGTGCGCCTGGCGGGGGTGATCCTCAACCGGGTCGCCTCCGACCGGCATGAGCAACTGCTGCGCGAGGCACTGGAGGAGGGCGCCGGGGTGCCGGTGCTGGGCGCGGTGCGGCGCACCGCCGCCGTGGCCACCCCGAGCCGGCACCTGGGCCTGGTGCCGGTGGTGGAGCGCTCGGCGGCGGCCCTGCAGGCGGTCGCCGACATGGCCGAACTCATCGCCGCCTCGGTGGACTTGGAAGCGGTGCTGGCACTGGCCCGGTCCGCCCCGCCGCTCACCGCCGCCCCCTGGGACCCGACCGCCGAGGTCGCCCGGGTCACCACCACCGCCCCCCGGATCGCGCTGGCCGCAGGCAGAGCCTTCTCGTTCAGCTACGCCGAGAACGCCGAACTGCTGGCCGCCGCCGGCGCCGAGGTCGTCCCGTTCGACCCGCTGCACGACCAACGGCTTCCTGATGGCACGTCAGGTCTGGTGATCGGCGGCGGCTTTCCCGAGGTATACGGGGAACAGCTCAGCGCCAACGGCGAGTTGCGGTCGGCGATCGCCGAACTCGCCGCCACCGGTGCGCCGATCGCCGCAGAGTGCGCCGGACTCCTGTATCTGGGGCGGGAGTTGGACGGCCATCCGATGTGCGGCATCCTGGGCGCCACGGCCCGGATGACCGAGCGGCTCACCCTGGGCTACCGCGAGGCGGTCGCCCTGCACGACAGCCCGCTGGCCCCCGCCGGCACCCGGGTGCGCGGCCACGAGTTCCACCGCACCGCCTGCACCCCGGGCGCCTCCCCCGCCACCCCCGCCTGGGCCTGGCGCTCCCCCGCCAACGCCACCGTCACCGAGGGCTTCACCACCGCGAACGTGCACGCCTCCTACCTGCACCTGCACTGGGCCGGCGCCCCGCAACTGGCGGAGCGGTTCGTGCGGGCGGTCGGCCGGATCCCGCTTTACCTGGACGATCAAGGACGGTAA
- a CDS encoding alpha/beta hydrolase, translating into MRWGTVLAAAATVVAGAGAAVLLVGRRVSDLALRPETAEHGPVIAEPALRVHRMTAHEVTLTRTVDSGRRGIYALDWPGGHAVVGDVLATDPQTVTRRIERSAGSPPADGAEVELSNRVLRGDPGSACGLDYMDVVVDGELGGLPAWYVPAVRGTWVILVHGALADRRQALPVLPVLQRLRLPALVASYRGDQGAPASPDGIGHFGETEWRDVDAAIRFAKEAGAGRIVLYGWSVGATTVLQTAARSDLREHLAALVLDSPVLEPAASVRGVAARAGAGAVAGQLGAWAAQGRTGVDLAGLARITDGTDLAAPALLLASPQDGVAPFRDAERLADRRSDLVSLHAFPGAGHAGLWNADPARYEELLRRFLTPIL; encoded by the coding sequence ATGCGTTGGGGAACCGTCCTTGCCGCGGCCGCCACCGTCGTCGCCGGAGCGGGTGCGGCCGTGCTGCTGGTCGGCCGCCGGGTCTCCGACCTCGCACTGCGTCCGGAGACGGCAGAGCACGGGCCGGTCATAGCCGAGCCGGCGTTGCGGGTGCACCGGATGACGGCCCACGAGGTGACCCTGACCCGGACGGTGGACAGCGGCCGGCGCGGCATCTACGCCCTGGACTGGCCCGGCGGCCACGCCGTGGTCGGCGACGTCCTGGCCACCGACCCGCAGACGGTCACCCGCCGCATCGAGCGGTCCGCCGGCAGCCCGCCGGCCGACGGCGCCGAGGTGGAGCTCAGCAACCGGGTGCTGCGCGGCGACCCGGGCTCCGCTTGCGGCCTGGACTACATGGACGTGGTGGTCGACGGCGAACTGGGCGGGCTGCCCGCCTGGTACGTGCCGGCGGTGCGCGGCACCTGGGTGATCCTGGTGCACGGCGCGCTGGCCGACCGCCGGCAGGCCCTCCCGGTGCTGCCGGTGCTGCAGCGGCTGCGGCTGCCGGCGCTGGTGGCCAGCTACCGGGGTGACCAGGGTGCGCCCGCCTCGCCGGACGGCATCGGGCACTTCGGCGAGACCGAGTGGCGGGACGTGGACGCGGCGATCCGGTTCGCCAAGGAGGCCGGGGCCGGCCGCATCGTGCTGTACGGCTGGTCGGTCGGCGCGACCACGGTGCTGCAGACCGCCGCCCGCTCCGACCTCCGGGAGCACCTGGCCGCCCTGGTGCTGGACTCGCCGGTGCTGGAGCCGGCCGCCTCGGTGCGCGGGGTGGCGGCCAGGGCGGGCGCCGGGGCGGTGGCCGGGCAACTGGGCGCCTGGGCCGCACAGGGGCGCACCGGCGTCGACCTGGCGGGCCTGGCGCGGATAACCGACGGCACCGACCTGGCGGCCCCGGCCCTGCTGCTGGCCAGCCCGCAGGACGGCGTGGCGCCGTTCCGGGACGCCGAGCGGCTGGCCGACCGCCGAAGCGATCTGGTCTCCCTGCACGCCTTCCCGGGGGCCGGCCACGCCGGGCTCTGGAACGCCGATCCGGCCCGCTACGAGGAACTGCTGCGGCGCTTCCTCACCCCGATCCTCTGA
- a CDS encoding cobalamin biosynthesis protein, which produces MQRAVAGYACGAVAGYAADAVFADPRRGHPVAAFGRAATALERALWRDHRGAGALHTALAVGAVATGAALLERGAGPARRAANAALATWTVLGGTSLTREARTIGGHLTAGDLTAARERLPHLCGRDPSGLDEQQIARAVVESVAENTADAVVNALVWGALAGSPGLLAFRAVNTLDAMVGHKSPRYRRFGWAAARLDDVAGWPGARLAALLAVAAAEDRGRAWRIWRRDGSAHPSPNAGQAESAFAGALGVRLGGTLQYGTRVEHRPVLGAEQRPVAVGDIERACQLSRRIGLLALTSTVLTRTVVARALWKGRR; this is translated from the coding sequence ATGCAGCGCGCCGTCGCTGGCTATGCCTGCGGCGCGGTGGCCGGCTATGCCGCCGACGCCGTGTTCGCCGACCCTCGACGCGGTCACCCGGTGGCCGCGTTCGGCCGGGCCGCGACCGCCCTGGAACGCGCGCTCTGGCGCGACCACCGCGGCGCCGGCGCCCTGCACACCGCGCTAGCGGTGGGCGCGGTGGCCACCGGGGCGGCGCTCCTGGAGCGCGGTGCCGGGCCCGCCCGCCGGGCCGCCAATGCCGCGCTGGCCACCTGGACGGTGCTCGGCGGCACCTCGCTGACCCGGGAGGCCCGCACCATCGGCGGCCATCTGACGGCCGGTGACCTGACGGCGGCCAGGGAGCGGCTGCCGCATCTGTGCGGGCGGGACCCGAGCGGCCTGGACGAGCAGCAGATCGCCCGCGCGGTGGTGGAGTCGGTGGCCGAGAACACCGCGGACGCCGTGGTCAACGCCCTGGTCTGGGGCGCACTGGCGGGCTCCCCCGGGCTGCTGGCGTTCCGGGCGGTGAACACCCTGGACGCGATGGTGGGCCACAAGTCGCCGCGCTACCGCCGGTTCGGCTGGGCGGCGGCCCGGCTGGACGATGTCGCGGGCTGGCCGGGCGCCCGCCTGGCGGCGCTGCTCGCGGTGGCCGCCGCCGAGGACCGCGGGCGGGCCTGGCGGATCTGGCGGCGGGACGGTTCGGCGCACCCGAGCCCCAATGCGGGTCAGGCCGAGTCGGCGTTCGCGGGTGCGCTCGGTGTGCGGCTCGGCGGCACCCTGCAGTACGGAACCCGCGTCGAGCACCGCCCGGTGCTGGGCGCCGAGCAGCGCCCGGTGGCGGTCGGCGACATCGAGCGGGCCTGTCAACTGTCGCGCCGCATTGGGTTGTTGGCACTCACCAGCACGGTATTGACACGCACGGTGGTGGCCCGCGCGCTGTGGAAGGGACGTCGATGA
- a CDS encoding cobyric acid synthase has translation MSNAILIAGTTSDAGKSVVTAGICRWLVRQGVKVAPFKAQNMSLNSMVTADGAEIGRAQVMQAQAARVEPEAAMNPVLLKPGGDGRSQVVLLGRPVAEVGALDYRERKPYLLERSLECLADLRRRFDVVVCEGAGSPAEINLRDRDIANMGLARAAELPVLVVGDIDRGGVFAAMYGTLALLSPEDQRLVAGWLVNKFRGDARLLKPGLDMLHELTGRPVLGTLPMLADLWLDAEDSLDLTTAVERGATAGPHGRDVLRVAVLRLPRLSNFTDVDALAQEPGVLVRWATRPEELADADLVVLPGTRATVADLAWLRERGLEQPLRERALAGRPVLGVCGGYQMLSQRITDSVESGAGVVDGLGLLPVRVEFQVEKTLGRPVGEAYGERVEGYEIHHGVARVDGGEPFLDGCRVGAVWGTTWHGALENDGFRRAFLREVAALAGRDFTPAPGTSFAAAREARLDRLGDLIEEHADTDALWRLIEGGVDGALPFVPPGAPTARAVEGDLL, from the coding sequence ATGAGCAACGCGATCCTGATCGCCGGCACCACCTCGGATGCCGGCAAGAGCGTGGTGACCGCCGGGATCTGCCGCTGGCTGGTCCGGCAGGGCGTCAAGGTGGCGCCGTTCAAGGCGCAGAACATGTCGCTCAACTCGATGGTCACGGCGGACGGCGCCGAGATCGGCCGGGCCCAGGTGATGCAGGCGCAGGCCGCCCGGGTCGAGCCGGAGGCGGCGATGAACCCGGTGCTGCTCAAGCCCGGCGGCGACGGGCGCAGCCAGGTGGTACTGCTGGGGCGCCCGGTCGCGGAGGTCGGCGCACTGGACTACCGGGAGCGCAAGCCGTATCTGCTGGAGCGTTCGCTGGAGTGCCTGGCCGATCTGCGCCGCCGGTTCGACGTGGTGGTGTGCGAGGGCGCGGGCTCACCGGCCGAGATCAACCTGCGGGACCGGGACATCGCCAACATGGGCCTGGCCCGGGCCGCCGAGCTGCCGGTGCTGGTGGTCGGCGACATCGACCGCGGCGGGGTGTTCGCCGCGATGTACGGGACGCTGGCGCTGCTCAGCCCCGAGGACCAGCGGCTGGTGGCGGGCTGGCTGGTGAACAAGTTCCGCGGTGACGCCCGGCTGCTGAAGCCCGGCCTGGACATGCTGCACGAGCTGACCGGCCGTCCGGTGCTGGGCACCCTGCCGATGCTGGCCGACCTGTGGCTGGACGCGGAGGACTCGCTGGACCTGACCACGGCCGTGGAGCGCGGCGCGACGGCCGGTCCGCACGGCCGGGACGTGCTGCGGGTGGCGGTGCTGCGGCTGCCCCGGCTGTCCAACTTCACCGACGTGGACGCGCTGGCCCAGGAGCCCGGGGTGCTGGTGCGCTGGGCGACGCGGCCCGAGGAGCTGGCGGACGCCGATCTGGTGGTGCTGCCGGGCACCCGGGCGACGGTGGCGGACCTCGCCTGGCTGCGCGAGCGTGGCCTCGAACAGCCGCTGCGGGAGCGGGCGTTGGCGGGTCGGCCGGTGCTCGGGGTGTGCGGCGGCTACCAGATGCTGTCCCAGCGGATCACCGACTCGGTGGAGTCGGGGGCCGGCGTGGTCGACGGGCTCGGGCTGCTGCCGGTGCGGGTGGAGTTCCAGGTCGAGAAGACGCTCGGGCGGCCGGTCGGCGAGGCGTACGGCGAGCGGGTCGAGGGCTACGAGATCCACCACGGGGTGGCCCGGGTGGACGGCGGCGAACCCTTCTTGGACGGCTGCCGGGTGGGTGCCGTGTGGGGCACCACCTGGCACGGGGCGCTGGAGAACGACGGGTTCCGCCGGGCCTTCCTGCGCGAGGTCGCGGCGCTGGCCGGACGGGACTTCACGCCGGCGCCCGGCACCTCGTTCGCGGCGGCCCGGGAGGCCCGGCTGGACCGGCTGGGGGATCTGATCGAGGAGCATGCCGACACCGACGCGCTGTGGCGGCTGATCGAGGGCGGGGTGGACGGCGCCCTGCCGTTCGTTCCGCCGGGGGCTCCGACGGCGCGTGCTGTGGAAGGTGACCTGCTGTGA